Proteins co-encoded in one Scomber scombrus chromosome 14, fScoSco1.1, whole genome shotgun sequence genomic window:
- the msna gene encoding moesin a isoform X1: MPKTISVRVTTMDAELEFAIQPNTTGKQLFDQVVKTIGLREVWYFGLQYQDTKGFSTWLKLNKKVTAQDVRKESPLLFKFRAKFFPEDVTEELIQDATQRLFFLQVKEGILNDDIYCPPETAVLLASYAVQAKYADYNKEVHTPGYLSSEQLLPQRVLDQHKLSKDQWEERIQVWHEEHKGMMREESMMEYLKIAQDLEMYGVNYFSIKNKKGTELWLGVDALGLNIYEQNDKMTPKIGFPWSEIRNISFNDKKFVIKPIDKKAPDFVFYAPRLRINKRILALCMGNHELYMRRRKPDTIEVQQMKAQAREEKNHKKMERALLENEKRKREVAEKEKEKIEKEKEELMERLKQIEEQTKKAQQELEEQTQRALELELERKRSQEDAERLETDLKDAEDAKMALLHQSENQIKNQENLATELAELTSKISLLEDAKKKKEDEAVEWQQKATMVQEDLEKTKEELKNKVMSAHVQEAVNAENEHDENDESSAEASAEFTSAATYKDRSEEERMTEAEKNERLQKHLLALSSELANARDETKKTVNDMIHAENMKAGRDKYKTLRQIRSGNTKQRIDEFECM; encoded by the exons ATTAGTGTAAGAGTCACCACAATGGATGCTGAACTGGAGTTTGCCATTCAGCCTAATACAACAGGAAAGCAACTCTTTGACCAG GTTGTTAAGACCATTGGCCTGCGAGAGGTTTGGTACTTTGGACTCCAGTACCAGGACACAAAGGGTTTCTCTACATGGCTCAAGCTCAACAAGAAG gtgACGGCCCAGGATGTGAGGAAGGAAAGCCCGCTGCTGTTCAAGTTCCGTGCCAAATTCTTCCCCGAGGATGTGACAGAGGAGTTAATCCAGGATGCCACGCAGCGGCTGTTCTTCCTGCAGGTGAAGGAGGGAATCTTAAATGACGATATCTACTGCCCTCCAGAGACTGCTGTCCTGCTGGCCTCCTACGCAGTGCAGGCCAAGTACGCTGACTACAATAAGGAAGTCCACACACCAGGCTACCTGTCCAGTGAACAGCTGCTCCCTCAGAG AGTTCTGGACCAGCACAAACTCAGCAAGGACCAGTGGGAGGAGAGGATTCAAGTGTGGCATGAAGAGCACAAGGGCATGATGAG AGAGGAGTCCATGATGGAGTATCTGAAGATTGCTCAAGATCTCGAGATGTATGGAGTCAACTACTTCAGCatcaaaaataagaaaggaacaGAACTTTGGTTGGGTGTGGATGCTTTGGGACTCAACATTTATGAACAGAATGATAA AATGACGCCCAAAATTGGATTTCCTTGGAGTGAAATCAGGAACATTTCCTTCAATGACAAGAAGTTTGTCATTAAACCAATTGACAAGAAAGCACCT GACTTTGTATTCTATGCCCCGAGACTGCGCATCAACAAGCGCATTCTGGCACTATGCATGGGCAACCATGAGCTGTATATGCGCCGCCGCAAACCTGACACCATTGAAGTGCAGCAGATGAAGGCTCAGGCTCGCGAGGAGAAGAATCACAAGAAGATGGAGAG GGCTCTGCTGgagaatgaaaagaggaaaagagaagttgcagaaaaggaaaaggaaaagatcgaaaaggaaaaggaggaattAATGGAGAGATTAAAGCAGATTGAGGAGCAGACGAAAAAAGCCCAACAAG AGTTGGAGGAGCAAACGCAGCGGGctctggagctggagctggagaggAAGCGATCTCAGGAGGACGCTGAACGTCTGGAGACTGACCTGAAAGATGCCGAGGATGCCAAGATGGCGCTGCTGCACCAGTCAGAGAACCAGATAAAGAACCAAGAGAACCTG GCCACAGAGTTGGCTGAACTGACTTCGAAGATTTCCCTCCTGGAGGAcgccaagaagaagaaggaagatgAGGCAGTGGAGTGGCAACAGAAG GCTACCATGGTGCAGGAGGACCTGgagaagaccaaagaggagctTAAAAACAAAGTGATGTCAGCTCACGTTCAGGAGGCCGTCAACGCTGAGAACGAGCACGACGAGAACGACGAGAGCAGCGCTGAGGCCAGCGCCGAGTTCACATCCGCCGCTACGTACAAGGACCGCAGTGAAGAGGAGCGCATGACCGAGGCTGAGAAGAACGAACGTCTGCAGAAACATCTACTC GCTTTAAGCTCAGAGTTGGCCAACGCTCGGGATGAGACCAAGAAAACAGTGAATGACATGATCCACGCAGAGAACATGAAAGCAGGACGAGACAAGTACAAGACCCTCAGACAGATCCGGTCAGGAAACACCAAACAGCGCATCGATGAGTTCGAATGTATGTGA
- the LOC133994364 gene encoding N-acetyllactosaminide beta-1,3-N-acetylglucosaminyltransferase 3-like, producing the protein MFRLSRIKQRTRLLLLVGALVVVVYLRKNFTDQKNIPLQVSVRKMVPLKTNKNTSYSYSWPVCQQNMSAANIKDFSSLPGHIQQFLYYRHCRHFPMLLDVPDKCGGVDESANIFLLLVIKSSPSNYERRQVLRQTWAKERLHNGVWIRRIFISATMDTGFQKRRLNKLLKVEQRQYNDILQWDFTDSFFNLTLKQILFLEWMDRNCPHTRFLFNGDDDVFAHTGNMVEYLQSLTDNDGSKHLFTGHLIQGVGPIRIPESKYFVPIQVEESDSFPPYLGGGGFLLSGYTASVIYKMSHTITILPIDDVYMGMCLAKAGLGPESHGGVRTAGLFYPNHPPDKIDEYDPCLYRDILLVHRFLPASMYLMWQILHDPDLDCAPQNK; encoded by the coding sequence ACTTTCGAGAATAAAACAGAGAACAAGACTTCTATTGCTGGTGGGCGCTCTTGTTGTGGTCGTGTATCTCAGGAAAAACTTTACGGATCAAAAAAACATCCCCCTCCAAGTTAGTGTGAGAAAAATGGTGCCATtgaaaaccaataaaaacacatcctACTCATACTCCTGGCCAGTATGTCAACAAAATATGTCTGCTGCCAATATCAAAGACTTCAGCTCACTTCCTGGTCATATACAACAATTTCTCTATTATCGACATTGTCGCCATTTTCCCATGCTACTCGATGTTCCTGACAAATGTGGAGGTGTTGATGAATCGGCAAACATTTTCCTTCTGCTGGTCATTAAAAGCTCCCCTTCAAATTACGAGCGCAGACAGGTGCTGCGCCAAACCTGGGCTAAAGAGAGATTGCACAATGGTGTTTGGATCCGAAGGATCTTTATCTCAGCAACGATGGATACTGGTTTTCAGAAACGTAGACTGAACAAACTCCTTAAAGTGGAACAACGCCAGTACAATGACATCCTGCAATGGGACTTCACCGATTCATTCTTTAATCTCACCTTGAAGCAGATACTCTTCCTAGAGTGGATGGATAGAAACTGTCCACACACGCGCTTCCTGTTTAATGGTGATGATGACGTCTTTGCTCACACAGGCAACATGGTTGAGTATCTCCAAAGCCTCACGGACAATGATGGAAGCAAGCACCTCTTTACTGGCCATCTGATCCAGGGTGTGGGGCCCATTCGAATACCAGAGAGCAAGTATTTTGTTCCAATTCAGGTAGAGGAGTCAGACTCATTTCCACCATACTTGGGTGGGGGCGGCTTCCTGCTGTCTGGCTACACAGCTTCAGTCATATATAAGATGTCCCACACCATTACCATCCTTCCCATTGATGATGTTTACATGGGAATGTGCCTAGCTAAAGCAGGACTTGGTCCTGAATCCCATGGTGGTGTGAGGACCGCAGGGCTGTTCTATCCAAACCATCCCCCCGACAAAATAGATGAATATGACCCTTGCTTATATAGAGACATCCTACTTGTACACAGATTCCTTCCAGCTAGCATGTATCTTATGTGGCAGATCTTACATGACCCTGATCTGGACTGTGCTCcacagaataaataa
- the msna gene encoding moesin a isoform X2 — translation MLNWSLPFSLIQQESNSLTRVLDQHKLSKDQWEERIQVWHEEHKGMMREESMMEYLKIAQDLEMYGVNYFSIKNKKGTELWLGVDALGLNIYEQNDKMTPKIGFPWSEIRNISFNDKKFVIKPIDKKAPDFVFYAPRLRINKRILALCMGNHELYMRRRKPDTIEVQQMKAQAREEKNHKKMERALLENEKRKREVAEKEKEKIEKEKEELMERLKQIEEQTKKAQQELEEQTQRALELELERKRSQEDAERLETDLKDAEDAKMALLHQSENQIKNQENLATELAELTSKISLLEDAKKKKEDEAVEWQQKATMVQEDLEKTKEELKNKVMSAHVQEAVNAENEHDENDESSAEASAEFTSAATYKDRSEEERMTEAEKNERLQKHLLALSSELANARDETKKTVNDMIHAENMKAGRDKYKTLRQIRSGNTKQRIDEFECM, via the exons ATGCTGAACTGGAGTTTGCCATTCAGCCTAATACAACAGGAAAGCAACTCTTTGACCAG AGTTCTGGACCAGCACAAACTCAGCAAGGACCAGTGGGAGGAGAGGATTCAAGTGTGGCATGAAGAGCACAAGGGCATGATGAG AGAGGAGTCCATGATGGAGTATCTGAAGATTGCTCAAGATCTCGAGATGTATGGAGTCAACTACTTCAGCatcaaaaataagaaaggaacaGAACTTTGGTTGGGTGTGGATGCTTTGGGACTCAACATTTATGAACAGAATGATAA AATGACGCCCAAAATTGGATTTCCTTGGAGTGAAATCAGGAACATTTCCTTCAATGACAAGAAGTTTGTCATTAAACCAATTGACAAGAAAGCACCT GACTTTGTATTCTATGCCCCGAGACTGCGCATCAACAAGCGCATTCTGGCACTATGCATGGGCAACCATGAGCTGTATATGCGCCGCCGCAAACCTGACACCATTGAAGTGCAGCAGATGAAGGCTCAGGCTCGCGAGGAGAAGAATCACAAGAAGATGGAGAG GGCTCTGCTGgagaatgaaaagaggaaaagagaagttgcagaaaaggaaaaggaaaagatcgaaaaggaaaaggaggaattAATGGAGAGATTAAAGCAGATTGAGGAGCAGACGAAAAAAGCCCAACAAG AGTTGGAGGAGCAAACGCAGCGGGctctggagctggagctggagaggAAGCGATCTCAGGAGGACGCTGAACGTCTGGAGACTGACCTGAAAGATGCCGAGGATGCCAAGATGGCGCTGCTGCACCAGTCAGAGAACCAGATAAAGAACCAAGAGAACCTG GCCACAGAGTTGGCTGAACTGACTTCGAAGATTTCCCTCCTGGAGGAcgccaagaagaagaaggaagatgAGGCAGTGGAGTGGCAACAGAAG GCTACCATGGTGCAGGAGGACCTGgagaagaccaaagaggagctTAAAAACAAAGTGATGTCAGCTCACGTTCAGGAGGCCGTCAACGCTGAGAACGAGCACGACGAGAACGACGAGAGCAGCGCTGAGGCCAGCGCCGAGTTCACATCCGCCGCTACGTACAAGGACCGCAGTGAAGAGGAGCGCATGACCGAGGCTGAGAAGAACGAACGTCTGCAGAAACATCTACTC GCTTTAAGCTCAGAGTTGGCCAACGCTCGGGATGAGACCAAGAAAACAGTGAATGACATGATCCACGCAGAGAACATGAAAGCAGGACGAGACAAGTACAAGACCCTCAGACAGATCCGGTCAGGAAACACCAAACAGCGCATCGATGAGTTCGAATGTATGTGA